Proteins from a genomic interval of Uloborus diversus isolate 005 chromosome 4, Udiv.v.3.1, whole genome shotgun sequence:
- the LOC129219836 gene encoding uncharacterized protein LOC129219836 yields the protein MTVSEQMQGIIEDLTQSNRSGDTGSVTFEKEDEDQFNSDLEDMKDIDELLEDELLAQNILGMTSKVKTASEDTLVPSPEQGAVSEGAAAPEPLSNQTKQKWSSNPNNVSKGKRDRQEEKERQVGWGCQESFAPGATSSSDGPVSDRRNRERMHCKGIKIGTVFS from the exons GGCATCATCGAAGATTTAACGCAGAGCAACCGCAGCGGTGACACGGGCAGCGTGACATTTGAAAAAGAGGACGAAGATCAATTCAACTCAGACCTGGAGGACATGAAGGACATCGACGAACTCCTGGAGGACGAACTGCTGGCACAG AATATCTTAGGAATGACTTCGAAAGTGAAGACAGCAAGCGAGGACACCCTCGTCCCTTCTCCTGAGCAGGGTGCCGTGTCTGAGGGAGCCGCCGCCCCCGAACCGCTCTCGAATCAGACCAAACAAAAATGGAGTTCGAACCCGAATAACGTCTCGAAAGGAAAGCGAGATCGACAAGAAGAGAAAGAACGTCAA gtGGGGTGGGGGTGCCAGGAAAGTTTCGCCCCAGGCGCCaccagctcttcggacggccctgtttCTGATAGAAGGAATAGAGAAAGAATGCATTGTAAAGGAATTAAAATAGGCACAGTATTTAGTTAG